One Chitinophagaceae bacterium C216 genomic window carries:
- the argS gene encoding Arginine--tRNA ligase, with protein sequence MSIVAELKPVIVSTLKSLYNQDFKEDTIAINLTKPEFEGDYTLVLFSFIKQLKSNPEVVGKEIGEKLIADYPHLFTAYNVIKGFLNLTISDSYWLKFLDQHYAHVKTEHAGAAKKIMLEYSSPNTNKPLHLGHLRNIFLGWSVSEMLKAQGHEVFKSCISNDRGIHICKSMIAWKEFANGATPESTGIKGDHLVGDYYVKFGEEHKKQVAALMEEGMSKEEAEKNAPIMKAAQQMLVDWEQGNAEVVALWKQMNGWVYEGFNQTYTRIGADFDKNYYESETYLLGKAFVQDGLEKGVFYKKEDGSVWIDLTADGLDEKIVQRKDGTSVYITQDLGLADEKYKDFPYDESIYVIADEQNYHMKVLKLILQKLGKPYADKIHHLSYGMVELPTGRMKTREGTVVDADDLLDELVKVAAAKTEELGKVSGFTESELNELYETIALGALKFFLLRVDPKKRMIFNPEESIDFHGFTGPFIQYTHARIRSVLRNETIKNDAPVTSELLKLEKELLVLLEQFNITLQQAAAEFNPSLIAIYAFNVAKLYNSFYAAHSIRNAESEEKKQLRLKISQLTANTIAEAMRLLGIKVPERM encoded by the coding sequence ATGAGCATTGTCGCGGAACTGAAGCCTGTAATTGTGTCAACATTGAAAAGCCTCTATAATCAGGATTTTAAGGAGGATACTATTGCTATAAATCTTACAAAGCCTGAATTTGAAGGAGATTATACTTTAGTACTTTTTTCATTTATTAAGCAGCTGAAAAGCAACCCTGAGGTGGTGGGCAAGGAAATAGGAGAAAAACTAATTGCCGACTATCCACATCTTTTTACTGCATATAATGTTATAAAGGGATTTTTAAATCTTACAATTAGTGATTCTTACTGGCTGAAGTTCCTAGATCAGCATTACGCACACGTAAAGACGGAGCATGCGGGTGCTGCTAAAAAGATCATGCTGGAATATTCTTCGCCCAATACCAATAAGCCCTTACACCTGGGGCATCTTAGAAATATCTTTCTGGGGTGGAGTGTGTCAGAAATGCTGAAAGCGCAAGGCCATGAGGTGTTCAAAAGCTGTATTTCCAACGATCGCGGCATTCATATCTGTAAGTCGATGATTGCTTGGAAAGAGTTTGCCAACGGCGCTACACCCGAAAGTACTGGTATAAAAGGCGACCATCTGGTGGGTGATTATTACGTGAAGTTTGGTGAAGAACATAAAAAGCAGGTTGCTGCTTTAATGGAGGAGGGCATGAGTAAAGAAGAAGCCGAAAAGAATGCTCCCATCATGAAGGCCGCACAGCAAATGCTGGTAGACTGGGAACAAGGAAATGCAGAAGTGGTAGCATTGTGGAAGCAAATGAACGGTTGGGTTTACGAAGGATTTAATCAGACATATACACGCATTGGAGCCGATTTTGATAAAAACTATTACGAGAGCGAAACATACCTCCTGGGAAAAGCTTTTGTACAGGATGGATTGGAGAAAGGGGTATTCTACAAGAAAGAAGATGGTAGTGTATGGATTGACTTAACCGCTGACGGGCTGGATGAGAAAATTGTACAGCGTAAGGATGGTACTTCAGTTTATATTACTCAGGACCTAGGGCTTGCAGACGAAAAGTACAAAGACTTCCCTTATGATGAAAGCATTTATGTGATAGCTGATGAGCAAAACTATCACATGAAAGTACTAAAACTGATATTGCAAAAGCTAGGTAAGCCGTATGCTGATAAAATCCATCATCTGAGTTACGGGATGGTGGAACTACCCACCGGACGGATGAAAACCCGTGAGGGTACTGTAGTGGATGCTGATGATTTACTGGATGAGCTGGTGAAAGTGGCAGCAGCAAAAACAGAGGAATTGGGTAAGGTGAGTGGCTTCACAGAGTCTGAGCTTAATGAGCTTTACGAAACAATTGCCCTGGGGGCACTAAAATTCTTCCTGCTACGTGTAGATCCTAAAAAACGAATGATCTTTAATCCTGAAGAAAGCATCGATTTTCATGGATTTACCGGGCCATTTATCCAATACACACATGCGCGCATCCGTTCTGTGTTGAGGAATGAAACGATTAAAAATGATGCGCCGGTAACATCTGAGCTTTTAAAACTCGAGAAAGAATTGCTTGTTTTGTTAGAGCAATTCAATATAACACTTCAGCAGGCCGCAGCCGAATTTAACCCTTCATTGATTGCTATTTATGCATTCAATGTGGCGAAGCTGTACAACAGCTTTTATGCAGCACATTCCATACGCAATGCTGAAAGTGAGGAAAAGAAACAATTGCGATTAAAAATATCGCAGCTTACAGCCAATACCATTGCGGAAGCTATGCGCTTGCTGGGTATCAAAGTGCCCGAGCGTATGTAA
- the bepC gene encoding Outer membrane efflux protein BepC, whose product MRVTFIKKIAAILSACFWISVNGQRVLTLEEAIATALQNNYDIQLARGDSLVAAIDYSYRNAVFLPSVNINAGATFNNNNQRQTLADGSERKSNNVRSNNIQGSLGLDWVLFDGLRMFATRDKVAALLESGAYSAKEQVINTVAQVINIYYNIARQQQLIKATDVQIELNEERANLAQYKLDIGSGTKPDVLQSKVDLNEQKALKMRQQTLVTQLKSQLLQVMNSKIQEHEFTIPDTIPLNFDITLGDVQDGLERTNPTLLRARSAIDIAEYELKETKAGLWPTLSFGSAYNFSRTSNKKVLNNFSTLFNQFHGYNYGFTARIPIFNQFTVKRQIKQDKLNITLQQLQYENQRSLIRLAVLNAFKEYIQQQNALKLEEENILLAEENVDIVFQAYKLGGATLVQLREAQNSLAQAYDRLIDARYNLKRAETELLRLKGDIIK is encoded by the coding sequence ATGAGGGTTACGTTCATAAAGAAGATTGCGGCAATACTGTCAGCTTGTTTCTGGATTTCAGTAAACGGGCAACGTGTGCTGACACTGGAAGAGGCCATTGCTACTGCGCTTCAAAATAACTACGATATCCAGCTTGCCAGAGGCGATTCTTTAGTGGCGGCCATCGATTACAGTTACAGAAATGCCGTTTTCTTACCTTCTGTAAATATAAACGCCGGTGCTACATTCAATAATAATAATCAAAGACAAACGCTGGCAGACGGTAGCGAGCGGAAATCCAATAATGTAAGGTCGAACAATATTCAGGGGAGTTTAGGATTGGATTGGGTGCTTTTCGATGGGTTGCGCATGTTTGCTACACGCGATAAGGTAGCCGCATTACTGGAATCCGGAGCCTATAGCGCCAAAGAGCAAGTGATTAATACTGTTGCGCAAGTAATCAACATCTATTATAATATCGCCAGACAACAACAATTGATTAAAGCTACGGATGTTCAGATTGAGCTAAACGAAGAAAGAGCCAACCTAGCACAATATAAGCTGGATATCGGAAGCGGAACCAAGCCTGATGTATTGCAAAGTAAAGTGGACTTGAATGAACAGAAGGCGTTAAAAATGCGCCAGCAGACGCTGGTAACACAGCTCAAGAGTCAATTACTTCAGGTGATGAACAGCAAGATTCAAGAACATGAATTTACAATCCCAGATACTATTCCTTTAAATTTTGACATTACCTTGGGAGATGTGCAGGATGGTCTGGAACGTACCAATCCTACACTGCTGCGTGCACGCTCGGCCATTGATATTGCAGAGTATGAACTGAAAGAAACCAAGGCGGGACTTTGGCCTACTTTGTCTTTTGGATCGGCCTACAATTTCAGTCGTACTTCGAATAAAAAAGTGCTGAACAATTTTTCTACCTTATTTAATCAGTTTCATGGGTATAATTATGGCTTTACTGCCAGAATTCCTATTTTTAATCAATTTACAGTAAAGCGTCAAATAAAACAGGATAAGCTGAATATTACTCTGCAGCAACTCCAGTATGAGAACCAACGTTCTCTTATTAGACTAGCAGTATTAAATGCTTTTAAGGAGTACATACAGCAGCAAAACGCCTTAAAGCTTGAAGAAGAGAATATTTTACTGGCGGAGGAAAACGTAGATATTGTTTTCCAAGCTTACAAACTTGGTGGTGCTACACTGGTACAGCTTCGTGAAGCCCAAAACAGTTTAGCACAGGCTTACGACCGCTTGATTGATGCTCGTTACAATTTAAAACGTGCAGAAACGGAGCTGTTGCGGTTAAAGGGTGATATTATTAAGTAA
- the bepE_2 gene encoding Efflux pump membrane transporter BepE, with translation MNISELSLKRPVLAIVMNIIIIVFGIISFKFLGVRDYPAIDPPNISVRTTYAGANADIIESQITEPLEDAINGIPGIRNITSISSNGVSNINVEFEVGVDLEAAANDVRDKVAAAQRSLPPDLEAPSSVSKADASAEPILAMTVQSDTKNPMELSEYATNVLVDRLQTIPGVSSIDTWGEKRFAMRLWLDPNRMAALKVTTGDIQAALQRENVELPSGKLTGENTELSIRTFGRLDTEEEFENVIIRNENGADIRIKDVAKVVLGPENEESQLKESAVPMIALAVIPQPGANYVSISNEFYKRLEEIKKEVPSDITLKIALDQTTYIKTSIKEVEETLFIAIGLVIIIIYLFFRDWILSIRPLLDIPVSLIGAFFIMYIMGYTINVLSLLAIVLATGLVVDDGIVVTENIFKKLEQGKSKRRAALEGSKEIYFAVIATSITLAIVFLPIVFLQGFVGRLFREFGIVVAGAVLISAFVSLTLTPVLNVFVAKKNVHDHSWFYRKTEPFFLGMEKLYERTLKAFMKVRWMAWVIVLVCFGIIYFIGTNIQSELAPLEDKSQFRLSLSAPEGTSFYAMDRYIDKVSKFIMDSVPEHEIVLSLAGSRQSGNANSGFVRVRLVPPTERERSQKEIVEYVNRHVSKFTEARAFAIQDQTIQVNRRGGQAVQFVIQNNNFDKLAEVLPKFLEEANKSDILQQVDADLKFNKPELRVRIDRLKAAQLGVSVADVSQALQTAYSNQRLGYFTRSGKQYQVIAQVDRLDRNDPDDLKKIFVRNKSGQLISLDNITTVEESTTPPTIYHYNRYKSATISANLAEGYTVGDGVKEMRRIANQVLDESFTTSLTGSARDFEESSSNTAFAFLLALGLIYLVLAAQFESFIDPFIIMITVPLALAGALLSLWIFGQTLNIFSQIGMIMLIGLVTKNGILIVEFANQSRRRGMSKPQAVVFAACQRLRPILMTSMAMALGALPIALSLGAAATSRIPLGIVIVGGITFSLILTLYVLPAIYSYMSANKKNREFEELLKEEDELSETKELVTA, from the coding sequence ATGAATATTTCTGAATTAAGTTTAAAGAGACCGGTTCTGGCAATAGTGATGAATATCATCATTATTGTATTTGGTATCATCTCGTTTAAGTTTCTGGGAGTTCGGGATTATCCTGCTATCGATCCTCCCAATATCAGCGTACGTACTACTTATGCAGGCGCCAATGCTGATATTATCGAATCTCAGATAACAGAGCCGCTCGAGGATGCTATCAACGGTATTCCGGGTATCAGAAATATCACTTCTATCAGTAGTAATGGTGTCAGTAATATCAATGTTGAATTTGAAGTAGGAGTAGATCTGGAAGCTGCCGCTAATGATGTGCGCGATAAAGTAGCGGCTGCACAAAGAAGCTTACCTCCTGATTTAGAAGCTCCTTCTTCAGTGAGTAAGGCTGATGCCAGTGCCGAGCCTATCCTGGCCATGACTGTGCAGAGTGATACCAAAAACCCTATGGAGCTGAGTGAGTATGCCACGAATGTGTTGGTAGATCGTCTTCAAACTATTCCTGGAGTAAGTAGTATTGATACATGGGGTGAAAAGCGGTTTGCTATGCGGTTATGGCTCGATCCTAATAGAATGGCCGCACTGAAAGTAACTACAGGAGATATTCAGGCCGCTTTGCAGCGTGAAAATGTAGAGTTGCCTTCTGGAAAACTTACAGGAGAAAATACCGAGTTGAGCATACGAACCTTTGGACGTTTAGATACGGAAGAAGAGTTCGAGAATGTAATCATAAGAAATGAAAACGGTGCAGACATACGTATTAAGGATGTAGCGAAAGTAGTGCTGGGTCCTGAAAATGAAGAGTCGCAGTTGAAGGAGAGTGCCGTACCAATGATTGCATTAGCTGTCATTCCTCAGCCAGGAGCGAATTATGTTTCCATATCAAATGAGTTTTACAAACGCCTAGAAGAGATAAAGAAAGAGGTACCTTCGGATATTACCTTGAAAATTGCCCTCGATCAGACTACTTATATTAAGACATCTATTAAAGAAGTAGAAGAAACTTTATTCATTGCCATTGGCCTGGTAATAATTATTATCTATCTGTTTTTCCGCGATTGGATTTTATCCATCAGGCCATTACTGGATATTCCGGTTTCGCTTATTGGTGCTTTTTTCATCATGTACATAATGGGGTACACCATTAATGTGCTTTCGCTGCTTGCCATTGTATTGGCCACAGGTTTGGTGGTGGATGATGGTATTGTGGTTACAGAGAATATTTTTAAAAAGCTTGAACAGGGCAAAAGTAAACGCAGAGCCGCTCTCGAGGGATCCAAAGAAATTTACTTTGCAGTAATTGCTACTTCTATTACGCTTGCGATCGTGTTCCTTCCTATTGTGTTCCTACAAGGTTTTGTGGGACGTCTGTTCCGTGAATTTGGTATTGTAGTGGCAGGAGCGGTACTAATATCAGCTTTTGTATCCTTGACCCTAACGCCGGTGCTGAATGTATTTGTTGCGAAGAAAAATGTACATGATCATTCATGGTTCTATAGAAAAACAGAACCCTTTTTTCTGGGTATGGAAAAACTTTATGAACGTACGCTGAAAGCGTTCATGAAAGTGAGGTGGATGGCATGGGTGATTGTACTAGTGTGTTTTGGTATTATTTACTTTATTGGAACCAATATTCAGTCTGAGCTAGCACCCCTGGAAGATAAGAGTCAGTTTAGGCTCAGTTTGTCGGCGCCGGAAGGTACTTCGTTCTATGCTATGGACCGGTATATCGATAAGGTGTCAAAATTCATAATGGATTCGGTTCCTGAACATGAAATCGTACTTTCTCTGGCAGGGTCTAGGCAAAGCGGAAATGCAAATTCTGGGTTTGTACGCGTAAGGCTGGTGCCTCCTACCGAGCGGGAGCGCTCTCAAAAAGAAATTGTAGAATATGTGAACCGCCATGTTTCTAAATTTACAGAGGCTAGGGCATTTGCGATACAGGATCAGACTATTCAGGTAAACAGACGTGGGGGGCAGGCTGTACAGTTTGTAATTCAGAATAACAACTTCGATAAACTGGCCGAAGTGTTGCCTAAGTTTCTGGAGGAAGCTAATAAGAGCGATATACTGCAACAAGTAGATGCCGATCTTAAGTTCAATAAACCTGAACTAAGAGTACGTATTGATAGACTTAAAGCTGCACAGCTAGGCGTATCCGTTGCAGATGTTTCACAAGCGTTACAAACGGCATACAGTAATCAGCGGTTGGGATATTTTACCAGAAGTGGAAAGCAGTATCAGGTAATTGCACAGGTAGATCGGTTGGATCGAAATGATCCTGATGATCTCAAGAAAATATTTGTACGTAATAAATCCGGACAATTGATTAGTTTGGATAACATCACTACGGTGGAAGAGTCTACTACACCACCTACAATTTATCACTATAACAGATATAAATCGGCAACTATATCGGCTAATTTGGCTGAAGGTTATACGGTAGGCGATGGCGTTAAGGAAATGAGGCGTATTGCCAATCAAGTATTGGATGAAAGCTTCACCACATCACTTACGGGATCGGCAAGAGATTTTGAAGAAAGTAGTAGTAATACGGCATTTGCCTTTTTGCTAGCTTTAGGGCTCATTTATCTAGTGCTTGCCGCCCAGTTTGAAAGCTTTATAGATCCGTTTATTATTATGATTACGGTGCCATTGGCATTGGCAGGTGCCTTACTATCCTTATGGATATTCGGCCAAACACTGAACATCTTCTCACAGATAGGTATGATTATGCTTATCGGTTTGGTTACGAAGAACGGTATTCTTATTGTGGAGTTTGCTAATCAAAGCCGGAGGCGCGGCATGTCGAAGCCACAGGCAGTGGTTTTTGCTGCCTGCCAGCGTTTGCGTCCTATTTTGATGACTAGTATGGCGATGGCTTTAGGAGCTTTGCCTATTGCATTGTCATTAGGAGCGGCAGCTACCAGTCGCATACCTTTGGGAATCGTAATTGTAGGGGGTATCACCTTCTCTTTAATTCTTACATTATATGTACTGCCGGCCATATACAGCTATATGTCTGCTAATAAGAAAAACCGGGAGTTTGAAGAGCTGCTGAAAGAAGAGGATGAGCTATCTGAGACAAAAGAATTGGTTACTGCATAA
- the mdtE gene encoding Multidrug resistance protein MdtE, producing the protein MLLIFLNKNGILLAIVCLLFAACGQKQNNAKGGNNNGKRAASKLDGYIAKVAPYAEIIEVPGTIVANEATEIHPEVSGRIVQLNIAEGKVVSKGTLLAKIYDGDLQAQLKKLQSQLAIAQSNEERAAQLLKIQAISRSDYDAVLLNLNNIQADIDVVKTDIQKTEVRAPFSGKIGLKNISPGTYVTPSTVIATINQVEELKLDFSIPEKYIGNIENGQMVHFTVQGSSETYTAKIYATSANVTLNSRTLDVRAKIVGNTAGLVPGAFAKIRIELAPRNVIFVPSQAVIPTIKGKQVIVYREGKAVFTEVELSGRDSARVAVERGLKEGDTIVVSGVMSTKPDSKIEIGRIVY; encoded by the coding sequence ATGCTACTGATTTTTTTAAACAAAAACGGAATATTACTAGCAATTGTTTGCCTGCTGTTTGCTGCTTGTGGACAGAAGCAAAACAATGCAAAGGGAGGGAATAATAACGGAAAACGTGCTGCGTCAAAACTGGATGGCTATATTGCTAAAGTAGCACCGTATGCGGAAATAATCGAAGTGCCGGGTACGATTGTCGCCAATGAGGCAACCGAAATACATCCGGAGGTTTCAGGCCGCATTGTGCAACTCAATATTGCCGAAGGTAAAGTGGTGTCGAAAGGTACTTTACTGGCCAAGATTTATGATGGTGACTTGCAGGCTCAGCTCAAAAAACTGCAGTCGCAGCTGGCAATAGCCCAATCCAATGAAGAACGGGCTGCACAATTATTAAAAATTCAGGCTATTAGCCGAAGCGATTATGATGCCGTATTGTTAAATCTGAATAATATTCAGGCCGATATTGATGTAGTGAAAACCGATATTCAGAAAACAGAAGTGCGTGCACCTTTCAGTGGAAAAATCGGTTTAAAGAATATTAGTCCTGGTACTTATGTAACGCCGTCCACGGTAATCGCCACTATCAATCAGGTAGAAGAATTAAAGCTCGATTTTTCTATTCCTGAAAAATATATTGGTAATATCGAAAACGGGCAGATGGTACATTTTACCGTTCAGGGAAGTAGTGAAACCTATACGGCAAAGATATATGCAACATCTGCAAATGTAACACTGAATAGCAGAACGCTGGACGTGCGCGCGAAAATAGTTGGCAACACTGCAGGATTAGTACCGGGCGCTTTTGCTAAAATTAGAATTGAGCTCGCTCCGCGAAATGTAATTTTTGTGCCATCACAAGCAGTTATTCCTACGATAAAAGGAAAGCAGGTAATTGTGTACCGTGAGGGTAAAGCTGTATTTACCGAAGTGGAACTGAGCGGACGGGATTCGGCCAGAGTGGCTGTGGAGAGAGGCCTAAAAGAAGGGGATACGATTGTAGTATCTGGTGTCATGAGCACCAAGCCTGACTCGAAGATTGAGATAGGAAGGATTGTATATTAG
- the purK gene encoding N5-carboxyaminoimidazole ribonucleotide synthase, with product MRKIGILGGGQLGRMLLQAAANYPVETYVLENDAECPAAHLCHHFTKGDITRYDDVYNFGKNLDALTIEIENVNIDALEQLEKEGKRIFPKPQVLRIICNKVRQKQYYADYNIPTSEFVVTQNLEELRQHVHLLPAVHKLGQGGYDGRGVQIIENESDIEKGFDAESVLEKKVAIEKEIALMVAVANDGKIAMYPPVEMVFDDVLNLLSYQLCPAELSQEVYFKAEATALTTVKNFQSAGLFAVEMFVTPSGDVLVNETAPRVHNSGHHTIEAHYSSQFDMLWRIMLDYPLGCTDAIMPSLMQNILGAEGHSGEAHYEGLEEMLKLENAFFHIYGKKNTKPGRKMGHVTIISKEKADLLHKANKIKHNLSVVAKTPHE from the coding sequence ATGCGAAAAATCGGAATCTTAGGGGGAGGACAATTAGGCAGAATGTTGTTACAGGCGGCAGCCAATTATCCCGTTGAAACATATGTATTGGAAAATGATGCTGAATGTCCTGCAGCTCATTTATGTCATCATTTTACAAAAGGGGATATCACCCGGTATGATGATGTTTACAATTTTGGAAAAAATTTAGATGCCCTCACTATAGAGATTGAAAATGTAAACATTGACGCGCTTGAGCAATTGGAAAAAGAAGGAAAACGAATTTTTCCGAAACCTCAGGTATTGCGCATTATTTGTAATAAAGTTCGTCAGAAACAATATTACGCTGATTATAACATCCCTACGTCAGAATTTGTCGTAACGCAAAATTTGGAAGAATTAAGACAACACGTGCACTTGCTGCCAGCAGTACACAAACTGGGGCAAGGAGGGTACGATGGCAGAGGGGTTCAAATAATTGAGAATGAATCTGATATAGAGAAGGGGTTTGATGCAGAAAGCGTATTGGAGAAAAAAGTGGCTATCGAAAAAGAAATAGCACTTATGGTGGCGGTAGCTAATGATGGAAAAATAGCCATGTATCCGCCGGTGGAAATGGTTTTTGACGATGTGCTAAACCTGTTGAGTTATCAGCTTTGTCCGGCAGAGCTGAGTCAAGAAGTTTATTTTAAAGCCGAAGCAACTGCTCTTACCACAGTGAAAAACTTTCAATCTGCCGGTCTTTTTGCAGTAGAAATGTTTGTTACGCCTTCGGGCGATGTGTTGGTAAATGAAACGGCCCCCCGGGTACATAACAGCGGCCATCATACTATCGAGGCACATTACAGCTCGCAGTTTGATATGCTGTGGAGAATTATGCTCGATTATCCGTTGGGTTGTACCGATGCTATCATGCCTTCGCTCATGCAAAATATATTGGGAGCGGAAGGGCACAGCGGAGAAGCTCATTATGAGGGGTTGGAGGAAATGTTAAAGTTGGAAAATGCATTTTTTCATATCTATGGTAAGAAAAATACTAAGCCTGGTAGAAAGATGGGGCATGTAACCATCATCAGTAAAGAAAAGGCCGATTTGCTTCATAAGGCAAATAAGATAAAGCATAATTTATCTGTAGTTGCCAAAACTCCCCATGAGTAA
- the mqnD gene encoding 1,4-dihydroxy-6-naphtoate synthase — MTISIGFSPCPNDTFIFDALVNGKIDTGDIKFEPVLEDVETLNQWALEGKLDITKLSFPAYFRTATTYRLLDAGSALGKGVGPLLISSIDRPFSTDDVNKATVVLPGINTTAHLLFSFAYPGALHKTFKVFHEIEDAVVRGEADLGVIIHENRFTYQQKGLHKVMDLGEYWETKMGVPIPLGGIVIKESLGEELRQRVNTLINKSLQYAFDRYPQVSDYVKQHAQTMSEEVMRQHIELYVNNYSLNLGPEGHKAVEVLRSIFEKIAQ, encoded by the coding sequence ATGACAATATCAATAGGTTTTTCTCCCTGTCCGAACGATACTTTTATTTTCGATGCACTGGTAAATGGTAAAATAGATACGGGAGATATAAAGTTTGAGCCAGTATTAGAAGATGTGGAAACGCTTAATCAGTGGGCATTGGAGGGGAAGCTGGATATTACCAAACTGAGTTTTCCGGCTTATTTCAGAACAGCTACTACGTATCGTTTGTTAGATGCAGGTAGTGCATTGGGGAAGGGGGTTGGACCATTGCTGATTAGCAGCATCGATAGGCCGTTTTCTACGGACGATGTAAATAAAGCTACTGTTGTGTTACCTGGTATCAATACTACAGCCCATCTGCTTTTCAGCTTTGCCTATCCGGGGGCGCTTCATAAAACTTTCAAAGTGTTTCATGAAATCGAAGATGCAGTAGTGCGTGGTGAAGCCGATTTAGGTGTAATTATTCATGAAAACCGATTTACTTATCAGCAAAAAGGTTTGCATAAAGTAATGGACTTGGGCGAATATTGGGAGACAAAAATGGGGGTGCCCATTCCTTTGGGGGGTATTGTTATCAAAGAATCGTTGGGAGAGGAGTTGCGTCAAAGAGTAAACACGCTTATCAATAAGAGTCTACAATATGCGTTTGACAGATATCCTCAAGTTTCGGATTATGTAAAGCAGCACGCACAGACGATGAGTGAGGAAGTAATGCGTCAGCACATCGAATTATACGTTAATAATTATAGCCTCAACTTGGGCCCCGAAGGTCACAAAGCTGTTGAGGTATTAAGGAGCATTTTCGAGAAAATAGCACAGTAA
- the mqnB gene encoding Futalosine hydrolase: MNVLVLSATKLEIAASTSFLRKNKVDVLITGIGMLSATYALTKVLWQKKPRYIIQAGLAGSFDKNIPLGAVLAVSKDGIADLGVMEQQHWRSVFDLGLMRANQPPFINGCLFNPYKKLLKSCGLPQVSAVTVNEISTNKKRIALLKECGAVLESMEGAALHYVAKLEKIPFLQMRAVSNYVGERNKEKWDFKMSLARLNEELVRIIGVLKDGVI; encoded by the coding sequence ATGAATGTTCTGGTTCTATCTGCTACAAAGCTTGAAATAGCAGCTTCTACATCCTTTTTGAGGAAAAATAAAGTTGATGTGCTGATTACAGGTATTGGCATGCTATCAGCTACTTATGCACTAACCAAGGTTTTGTGGCAAAAAAAGCCCCGCTATATCATCCAAGCAGGTTTGGCGGGGAGTTTTGATAAAAACATTCCATTGGGAGCCGTATTGGCGGTGTCAAAGGATGGGATTGCGGATTTGGGTGTGATGGAGCAACAGCATTGGCGCTCGGTGTTCGATTTGGGACTCATGAGGGCGAATCAACCCCCTTTTATAAACGGCTGTTTGTTTAATCCTTATAAAAAGCTTTTAAAGAGTTGCGGTTTGCCACAAGTATCAGCCGTGACGGTGAATGAAATATCCACCAACAAAAAAAGAATTGCATTGTTAAAAGAGTGTGGTGCTGTACTGGAATCGATGGAGGGTGCAGCATTGCATTATGTGGCGAAGCTGGAGAAAATCCCCTTTTTGCAAATGCGAGCCGTTTCGAATTATGTAGGAGAGCGTAACAAGGAAAAATGGGATTTTAAAATGTCATTGGCGCGTTTGAATGAGGAGTTAGTGCGCATTATTGGGGTGCTGAAAGATGGAGTGATATAG
- the queD gene encoding 6-carboxy-5,6,7,8-tetrahydropterin synthase, producing the protein MKVSVFREEHFNAAHRLYNPEWDEATNTQIFGKCASPNYHGHNYDIVVKVTGEIDPQTGFVVNIVELSNIIKREVVSRFDHKNLNLDTEEFKNLNPTAENIVIVIYNLIRPHISEHLDLQVRLYETPRNFVEYPAGR; encoded by the coding sequence ATGAAAGTATCCGTTTTCAGAGAGGAACATTTTAACGCAGCCCACCGCTTATATAATCCGGAATGGGACGAAGCTACCAATACGCAAATTTTTGGGAAATGCGCTTCTCCCAATTATCATGGACATAATTACGATATTGTGGTCAAAGTAACCGGAGAGATCGACCCGCAGACGGGATTTGTAGTCAATATAGTAGAGTTAAGCAATATCATTAAGAGAGAAGTAGTAAGCCGATTTGACCATAAAAACCTTAATTTAGATACAGAAGAATTTAAAAATCTTAATCCTACAGCAGAAAATATCGTTATCGTTATTTATAACCTTATCCGGCCTCATATAAGTGAGCATCTCGACCTTCAAGTGAGGTTGTATGAAACTCCACGAAACTTTGTAGAATACCCGGCCGGCAGGTAA